One stretch of Pseudomonas azotoformans DNA includes these proteins:
- the flgD gene encoding flagellar hook assembly protein FlgD: MAIVDTSNNTPVQDLFNSKVKNAQDNSSVSDAANKATGKQALGKDAFLQLLVTQLKNQNPLSPQDNGAFVAQLAQFSSLEGINTLNDSVNAISTNFSSSQALQASSLVGRSIIIQTDKAMVDTSKSMTGSVAVTSAVGNVSVKITDKDGNVVRTIDMGAQSAGTQNFIWDGKNDKGEVAPAGTYTFNATTKNDKGDSVALATSLPATVTSVTLSKTGGEMLLNLAGGMGSVKLSQIQTIGT; this comes from the coding sequence ATGGCCATCGTTGATACGTCAAACAACACGCCGGTCCAGGACCTGTTCAACTCCAAGGTCAAGAATGCCCAGGACAACAGCAGCGTCAGCGACGCCGCCAACAAGGCGACGGGCAAGCAGGCGTTGGGCAAGGATGCGTTCCTGCAACTGCTGGTGACCCAGCTGAAAAACCAGAACCCGCTGTCGCCGCAAGACAACGGCGCGTTCGTGGCACAACTGGCGCAGTTCAGCAGCCTGGAAGGCATCAACACCCTGAATGACTCGGTGAATGCGATCTCCACCAACTTCAGCTCGTCCCAGGCATTGCAGGCGTCGTCGCTGGTCGGGCGCTCGATCATCATCCAGACCGACAAGGCCATGGTTGACACGAGCAAGAGCATGACCGGTTCGGTGGCGGTGACCTCGGCGGTGGGCAACGTCTCCGTCAAGATCACCGACAAAGACGGCAACGTGGTGCGCACCATCGACATGGGTGCCCAGAGCGCCGGCACCCAGAACTTCATCTGGGATGGCAAGAACGACAAGGGCGAGGTTGCCCCGGCGGGCACCTACACCTTCAACGCCACCACCAAGAACGACAAGGGCGACTCCGTTGCCCTGGCCACTTCGCTGCCCGCGACGGTAACGAGCGTGACCTTGAGCAAGACCGGCGGCGAAATGCTGCTGAACCTGGCGGGCGGCATGGGCAGCGTCAAGCTGTCGCAAATTCAGACTATCGGTACATAG
- the flgC gene encoding flagellar basal body rod protein FlgC, producing the protein MSLSSVFNIAGSGMSAQTTRLNTVASNIANAETVSSSIDQTYRARHPVFATMFQAGQNSGSDSLFQDQGAAGSGVQVLGVVEDQSNLEARYEPNHPAANEKGYVYYPNVNVVEEMADMISASRSFQTNAEMMNTAKTMMQKVLTLGQ; encoded by the coding sequence ATGTCCCTGTCCAGTGTTTTCAATATTGCCGGCAGTGGCATGAGCGCGCAGACCACGCGCTTGAACACCGTCGCCAGTAACATCGCCAACGCCGAGACCGTGTCTTCGAGCATTGACCAGACCTACCGTGCCCGTCACCCAGTGTTCGCCACCATGTTCCAGGCAGGCCAGAACAGCGGCAGCGATTCGCTGTTCCAGGACCAGGGTGCCGCCGGCTCCGGCGTGCAGGTGCTGGGTGTGGTCGAGGATCAAAGCAACCTCGAAGCCCGCTACGAACCCAACCATCCCGCCGCGAACGAAAAGGGTTATGTCTACTACCCCAACGTCAACGTGGTCGAGGAAATGGCTGACATGATTTCCGCCAGCCGCTCGTTCCAGACCAACGCGGAAATGATGAACACCGCCAAAACCATGATGCAGAAGGTCCTGACCTTGGGTCAGTGA
- the flgB gene encoding flagellar basal body rod protein FlgB, which produces MSISFDKALGIHEQALGFRAQRAEVLANNIANADTPNYKARDLDFSAVLAAQQDKTKNGTFALNMTNSRHIEAQGLSNGDESLLYRTPMQPSIDQNTVDAQLEQSAYAENSVNFQASFTLLNSKFKGLMSALRGE; this is translated from the coding sequence ATGAGCATCAGCTTCGATAAAGCGCTCGGTATCCACGAACAAGCCCTGGGCTTCCGCGCCCAGCGTGCCGAAGTCCTGGCCAACAACATTGCCAACGCCGACACCCCGAACTACAAGGCTCGGGACCTGGATTTCTCCGCCGTGCTCGCCGCACAGCAGGACAAGACCAAGAACGGCACCTTCGCCTTGAATATGACCAACAGCCGTCATATCGAAGCCCAAGGCCTGAGCAATGGTGACGAGTCGTTGCTGTATCGCACGCCGATGCAACCGTCGATCGACCAGAACACCGTCGACGCCCAACTGGAGCAATCGGCCTACGCTGAGAACTCGGTGAACTTCCAAGCCAGCTTTACCCTGCTCAACAGCAAATTCAAAGGGCTGATGTCAGCCCTGCGTGGAGAGTAA
- the cheR gene encoding protein-glutamate O-methyltransferase CheR has translation MSTGNLDFEQFRVFLEKACGILLGENKQYLVSSRLNKLMEQQGIKSLGELVQRIQGQPRSGLKEMVVDAMTTNETLWFRDTYPFEVLKSKVLPEAIKASPGQRLRIWSAACSSGQEPYSISMSIDEFERTNMGQLKAGAQIVATDLSGTMLTNCKTGEYDSLALGRGLSQERLQRYFDPKGAGRWAVKAPIKNRVEFRSFNLLDSYASLGKFDMVFCRNVLIYFSAEVKKDILLRIHGTLKRGGYLFLGASEALNGLPDHFQMVQCSPGIIYQAK, from the coding sequence GTGTCTACGGGTAATTTGGATTTTGAACAGTTCCGGGTCTTCCTGGAAAAAGCCTGTGGCATATTGCTCGGTGAAAACAAGCAGTACCTGGTATCCAGCCGTCTCAACAAACTGATGGAGCAGCAGGGCATCAAGTCGTTGGGTGAGCTGGTCCAGCGCATCCAGGGCCAGCCGCGCAGCGGGCTCAAGGAAATGGTGGTCGATGCCATGACCACCAACGAAACCCTGTGGTTTCGCGACACCTACCCGTTTGAAGTGCTCAAGAGCAAAGTGCTGCCGGAAGCCATCAAGGCCAGCCCGGGCCAGCGCCTGCGCATCTGGTCGGCCGCCTGCTCCTCGGGGCAGGAACCGTACTCGATTTCGATGTCCATCGATGAGTTCGAGCGGACCAACATGGGCCAGTTGAAGGCTGGGGCGCAAATCGTGGCCACCGACCTGTCCGGCACCATGCTCACCAACTGCAAGACCGGCGAGTACGACAGCCTAGCCCTGGGGCGTGGGTTGTCCCAGGAACGCCTGCAGCGCTACTTCGACCCGAAAGGGGCTGGACGCTGGGCGGTCAAGGCGCCGATCAAGAACCGCGTGGAGTTCCGCTCCTTCAACCTGCTCGACAGCTACGCCAGCCTCGGCAAGTTCGACATGGTGTTCTGCCGCAACGTGCTGATCTATTTCTCGGCCGAAGTGAAGAAAGACATCCTGTTGCGTATCCACGGCACGCTCAAGCGTGGTGGTTATCTGTTCCTTGGCGCTTCTGAGGCGCTGAACGGTCTGCCGGACCATTTCCAGATGGTGCAGTGCAGTCCGGGGATCATCTACCAGGCTAAATAA
- a CDS encoding chemotaxis protein CheV, with amino-acid sequence MAGVMDSVNQRTQLVGQNRLELLLFRLDGKQLYGINVFKVREVLQCPKLTIMPKSSPVVCGVANIRGATIPILDLALATGSAGLQDRESPFVIITEYNTKTQGFLVRSVERIVNMNWEEIHPPPKGTGRDHYLTAVTRVDNQLVEIIDVEKILAEVAPTSESISVGVVDAETAHKAVSLRVLTVDDSSVARKQVTRCLQTVGVEVVALNDGRQALDYLRKLVDDGKKPEEEFLMMISDIEMPEMDGYTLTAEIRNDPRMQKLHIILHTSLSGVFNQAMVKKVGADDFLAKFRPDDLASRVVDRIKAADHS; translated from the coding sequence ATGGCAGGAGTAATGGATTCAGTAAACCAGCGCACACAGCTGGTGGGGCAGAATCGCCTGGAGTTGTTGCTTTTTCGCCTGGATGGCAAGCAGCTGTATGGCATCAACGTGTTCAAGGTGCGGGAAGTGCTGCAATGCCCCAAGCTGACGATCATGCCCAAGTCCAGCCCGGTGGTGTGTGGCGTTGCCAACATCCGTGGCGCGACGATCCCGATTCTTGATCTGGCCCTGGCCACCGGTTCCGCCGGTTTGCAGGACCGCGAAAGCCCGTTCGTGATCATTACCGAGTACAACACTAAGACCCAGGGTTTCCTGGTGCGTTCGGTGGAGCGCATCGTCAACATGAACTGGGAGGAGATCCATCCGCCGCCCAAGGGCACGGGGCGCGATCATTACCTTACGGCGGTGACGCGGGTCGACAACCAGTTGGTGGAAATCATCGACGTCGAAAAAATCCTCGCCGAAGTGGCGCCTACCTCCGAGTCGATCTCGGTGGGTGTGGTGGACGCCGAAACCGCGCACAAGGCAGTCTCACTGCGCGTGCTCACGGTGGACGACTCGTCCGTGGCGCGCAAGCAGGTGACCCGTTGCCTGCAAACCGTCGGCGTTGAAGTGGTCGCCCTCAATGATGGGCGCCAGGCGCTGGACTACCTGCGCAAGCTGGTGGATGACGGCAAGAAGCCGGAAGAAGAATTCTTGATGATGATTTCCGACATCGAGATGCCGGAAATGGACGGCTATACCCTCACGGCCGAGATCCGCAACGATCCACGCATGCAAAAATTGCATATCATCCTGCATACTTCGTTGTCGGGCGTATTCAACCAGGCGATGGTCAAGAAGGTCGGTGCCGATGACTTTTTGGCCAAATTCCGTCCTGATGACCTGGCATCCCGGGTTGTCGACCGGATCAAGGCAGCAGATCACAGCTAA